One genomic segment of Impatiens glandulifera chromosome 6, dImpGla2.1, whole genome shotgun sequence includes these proteins:
- the LOC124941961 gene encoding acid phosphatase 1-like — protein sequence METSECFIVILIFCCFTSKSLSQSILRLSRENHNSDLISDGIRSKGDDPFYCDSWRFTIETNDAGPWSKIPYKCIDYVQDYMTGGRYKSDSDAVGAEASSFINTTNFSGDGRDAWVFDIDETLLTNLPYYVDHGFGSEEFDENSFNEWVDLAVAPALPASLKVYNEVKKAGIKIFLLTGRSESQRNETVKNLLFVGYSNWEKLILRGESDLGKPAIVYKSEKRKEIEELGYVIHGNSGDQWSDLMGFSMAVRSFKLPNPMYFIA from the exons ATGGAAACCAGCGAATGCTTCATCGTGATACTAATCTTCTGCTGCTTCACGTCCAAATCTCTTAGTCAATCGATCCTCCGTCTCTCTCGGGAAAACCACAACTCCGATCTAATATCTGATGGAATTAGATCTAAAGGAGACGACCCATTCTATTGCGATAGCTGGAGATTCACAATTGAGACTAATGACGCTGGCCCATGGAGTAAAATTCCCTACAAATGCATTGACTACGTTCAGGATTACATGACCGGCGGCCGGTACAAGTCCGATTCGGATGCTGTTGGTGCTGAAGCGTCATCTTTCATTAATACGACCAATTTCTCAGGAGACGGAAGGGATGCCTGGGTCTTCGACATTGACGAGACACTTCTCACTAACCTGCCGTATTACGTTGACCATGGATTCGG GTCAGAAGAATTTGATGAGAACAGTTTTAATGAGTGGGTGGATTTAGCTGTGGCCCCTGCCTTGCCTGCGAGTTTGAAAGTGTACAATGAGGTCAAGAAAGCCGGCATCAAGATATTTCTGCTTACTGGCCGTAGTGAGTCTCAAAGAAATGAAACAGTGAAGAATCTGCTGTTTGTTGGCTACAGCAACTGGGAGAAGCTGATTCTGAG GGGAGAGTCTGATTTAGGAAAACCAGCAATTGTGTACAAATCTGAAAAGAGAAAGGAGATAGAAGAATTGGGGTATGTAATCCATGGTAATTCCGGGGATCAATGGAGTGATTTGATGGGCTTTTCCATGGCAGTTAGATCGTTTAAACTTCCAAATCCTATGTATTTTATTGCCTGA
- the LOC124941415 gene encoding leucine-rich repeat extensin-like protein 4: protein MKKIFPFNSSLTIIIIIINAIAIESASNSFGRSGIGAVWYGRGTNDNISPYTALQAWKSAITDDPSKILDSWVGSNVCNYKGVFCVQSTQNDYMGSNGPTIAAIDLNHANLQGTLVKELSILTDLSLLHLNSNRFTGTVPDSFRSLFSLTELDLSNNLFSGQFPSSTLLIPNLLYIDLRFNNFYGRLPQELFNRRLDAIFLNNNQFGGEIPQNLGNSPASVINLANNNFSGEIPFSFGYMGPRLKEILFINNQLTGCIPEGVGIWQNLQVLDLSFNSLMGQLPDSVSCLAQIEVLNLGHNRLSGDLPELVCELRNLLNLTVAYNFFSGFSQECSKLLNRNVGFDFSLNCIPGKDMQRPRPECFMIPGGGLNCLRVPSPNSLLCGTMMVESHQTNSTTSTTHSSP from the coding sequence ATGAAGAAGATCTTTCCTTTCAACTCTTCTCTCaccattatcatcatcatcattaatgCTATTGCCATTGAATCAGCCAGCAATAGCTTTGGCAGATCAGGCATAGGAGCTGTATGGTATGGCAGAGGTACAAATGATAATATCAGCCCATATACAGCGCTGCAAGCATGGAAATCCGCCATTACAGATGACCCATCAAAGATTCTCGACAGTTGGGTTGGATCAAACGTTTGCAATTACAAAGGAGTTTTCTGTGTTCAATCCACTCAAAATGATTACATGGGTTCCAATGGACCAACCATAGCTGCCATTGATCTCAACCATGCAAATCTTCAAGGAACCTTAGTTAAAGAACTGTCTATACTCACCGATTTATCACTTCTCCATCTCAACAGCAACAGATTCACCGGCACCGTTCCTGATTCATTCAGATCTCTCTTCTCACTCACTGAATTAGATCTCAGCAACAATCTCTTTTCCGGCCAGTTTCCATCATCAACTCTCCTCATTCCCAATCTCCTCTATATAGACCTAAGGTTCAACAATTTCTACGGAAGACTCCCTCAAGAACTCTTCAACAGAAGACTCGACGCAATTTTTCTCAACAACAATCAATTCGGAGGCGAAATCCCACAAAACCTGGGAAATTCCCCTGCTTCGGTGATCAATCTAGCTAACAACAATTTCTCCGGCGAAATTCCGTTCAGTTTTGGGTACATGGGTCCTAGATTGAAGGAGATACTTTTCATTAACAACCAATTAACAGGTTGTATCCCTGAAGGAGTAGGGATATGGCAGAATTTGCAGGTTTTGGATTTGAGTTTCAATTCGTTGATGGGTCAGTTACCTGATTCAGTATCATGTTTGGCTCAGATTGAGGTGTTGAATTTGGGACATAATAGGTTGTCCGGCGATCTACCGGAGTTGGTTTGTGAGTTGAGGAATCTTTTGAATTTGACTGTTGCTTATAATTTCTTTTCTGGGTTTAGTCAGGAATGTTCTAAGCTTTTGAATAGGAATGTTGGGTTTGATTTCTCTTTGAATTGTATTCCTGGGAAGGATATGCAGAGGCCGAGACCGGAATGCTTTATGATCCCCGGCGGTGGACTTAACTGTTTGAGGGTCCCTTCTCCTAACTCTCTTCTTTGTGGAACTATGATGGTGGAATCACACCAAACCAATTCCACTACTAGTACCACTCATTCATCTCCTTGA